The Streptomyces sp. V4I8 genome includes the window GAGGGCCCGCCCACCGCCAACGGCATGCCTGGCGCCCACCACATCGAGGCCCGCGTCTTCAAGGACGTCTTCCCCCGCTTCCGCACCATGCGCGGCTACCACGTGGCCCGCAAGGCCGGCTGGGACTGCCACGGCCTCCCGGTCGAGCTGACCGTCGAGAAGGAGCTCGGCTTCAGCGGCAAGAAGGACATCGAGGCGTTCGGCATCGCCGACTTCAACGCCAAGTGCCGCGAGTCCGTGCTGCGCCACACCGACGCCTTCGAAGCGCTCACGAACCGCATGGGCTACTGGGTCGACCTGAACGACGCCTACGTCACGATGGAACCCGAGTACATCGAGTCCGTCTGGTGGTCGCTCAAGGAGATCTTCAACAAGGGCCTGCTGGTCCAGGACCACCGCGTCGCCCCCTGGTGCCCCCGCTGCGGCACCGGCCTGTCCGACCACGAGCTGGCGCAGGGCTACGAGACGGTCGTCGACCCCTCGGTGTACGTCCGTTTCCCCCTCACCTCCGGTCCGCTCGCCGGCGAGGCCGCGCTCCTGGTGTGGACGACCACGCCCTGGACCCTCGTCTCCAACACCGCCGTCGCCGCGCACCCCGAGGTCACCTACGTCGTCGCGACGAACGGCGAGGAGAAGCTCGTCGTCGCCGAACCGCTCGTCGCCAAGGCCCTCGGCGAGGGCTGGGAGACCACCGGCCAGACCTTCACCGGCGCCGAGATGGAGCGCTGGACGTACCAGCGCCCCTTCGAGCTGGTCGAGTTCCCGGCGCCCGCCCACTACGTGGTCAACGCCGAGTACGTCACGACCGAGGACGGTACGGGTCTGGTCCACCAGTCCCCCGCCTTCGGTGAGGACGACCTCAAGGTCTGCCGCGCGTACGACCTCCCCGTCGTCAACCCCGTCCGCCCGGACGGCACCTTCGAAGACGACGTCCCCCTGGTGGGCGGCATCTTCTTCAAGAAGGCGGACGAAAAGCTCACCGAGGACCTCCAGCAGCGCGGCCGGCTCTTCAAGCACATCCCGTACGAGCACAGCTACCCGCACTGCTGGCGCTGCCACACCGCGCTGCTCTACTACGCGCAGCCGTCCTGGTACATCCGCACCACCGCCGTCAAGGACCGCCTCCTCCAGGAGAACGAGAAGACCAACTGGTTCCCGGAGACGGTGAAGCACGGCCGCTTCGGCGACTGGCTGCAGAACAACATCGACTGGGCGCTGTCCCGCAACCGCTACTGGGGCACCCCGTTGCCGATCTGGCGCTGCGAGGACGACCACCTCACCTGCGTCGGCTCCCGCGCGGAGCTGTCCGAGCTGACGGGCACCGACCAGTCCGGGCTGGACCCGCACCGCCCGTACATCGACGACGTCACCTTCGCCTGCCCCCAGTGCGAGAAGACGGCCACGCGCGTGCCCGAGGTCATCGACGCCTGGTACGACTCGGGCTCGATGCCGTTCGCGCAGTGGGGCTACCCGCACAAGAACAAGGAGATCTTCGAGAGCCGCTACCCGGCGCAGTTCATCAGCGAGGCCATCGACCAGACCCGCGGCTGGTTCTACACGCTGATGGCGGTCGGCACGCTCGTCTTCGACAAGTCGTCGTACGAGAACGTCGTCTGCCTCGGCCACATCCTGGCCGAGGACGGCCGCAAGATGTCCAAGCACCTGGGCAACACCCTGGACCCGATCCCGCTGATGGACCGGCACGGCGCCGACGCGGTGCGCTGGTTCATGGCGGCCGGCGGCTCCCCGTGGGCGGCACGCCGCGTGGGCCACGGCACGATCCAGGAGGTCGTCCGCAAGACGCTCCTCACGTACTGGAACACGGTCGCCTTCCAGGCCCTGTACGCCCGTACGTCGGACTGGGCGCCGTCCGCGGCCGACCCGGCCCCGGCCGACCGCCCGGTCCTGGACCGCTGGCTGCTGTCCGAGCTGCACGCGCTGACCGACCAGGTGACCCAGTCCCTGGAGGCGTACGACACCCAGCGCGCCGGCAAGCTGCTCTCGGCCTTCGTCGACGACCTCTCCAACTGGTACGTCCGCCGCTCGCGCCGCCGCTTCTGGCAGGGCGACAAGGCGGCGCTGCGCACCCTGCACGAGGTCGTCGAGACGGTCACGAAGCTGATGGCCCCGCTGACCCCGTTCATCACCGAGCGGGTCTGGCAGGAGCTGATCGTGCCGGTCACCCCGGACGCGCCGGAGTCGGTGCACCTGGCGTCCTGGCCGGAGGCGGACCTGTCGGCGATCGACCCAGAGCTGTCGAAGCAGATGGTCCTGGTCCGTCGGCTGGTCGAGCTGGGCCGTGCCACGCGCGCGGAGTCGGGCGTGAAGACGCGCCAGCCGCTGCAGCGCGCGCTGGTGGCCGCGACCGGCTTCGAGGCGCTCAACCCCGAGCTGCACACGCAGATCACGGAGGAGCTGAACGTCGAGTCCCTGGCGTCCCTGTCCGAGGTCGGCGGCAGCCTGGTGGACACCACCGCCAAGGCCA containing:
- the ileS gene encoding isoleucine--tRNA ligase, producing the protein MTTPTYRQVPAQVDLPALEHAVLDFWREQKIFAKSLEQSEGRPEWVFYEGPPTANGMPGAHHIEARVFKDVFPRFRTMRGYHVARKAGWDCHGLPVELTVEKELGFSGKKDIEAFGIADFNAKCRESVLRHTDAFEALTNRMGYWVDLNDAYVTMEPEYIESVWWSLKEIFNKGLLVQDHRVAPWCPRCGTGLSDHELAQGYETVVDPSVYVRFPLTSGPLAGEAALLVWTTTPWTLVSNTAVAAHPEVTYVVATNGEEKLVVAEPLVAKALGEGWETTGQTFTGAEMERWTYQRPFELVEFPAPAHYVVNAEYVTTEDGTGLVHQSPAFGEDDLKVCRAYDLPVVNPVRPDGTFEDDVPLVGGIFFKKADEKLTEDLQQRGRLFKHIPYEHSYPHCWRCHTALLYYAQPSWYIRTTAVKDRLLQENEKTNWFPETVKHGRFGDWLQNNIDWALSRNRYWGTPLPIWRCEDDHLTCVGSRAELSELTGTDQSGLDPHRPYIDDVTFACPQCEKTATRVPEVIDAWYDSGSMPFAQWGYPHKNKEIFESRYPAQFISEAIDQTRGWFYTLMAVGTLVFDKSSYENVVCLGHILAEDGRKMSKHLGNTLDPIPLMDRHGADAVRWFMAAGGSPWAARRVGHGTIQEVVRKTLLTYWNTVAFQALYARTSDWAPSAADPAPADRPVLDRWLLSELHALTDQVTQSLEAYDTQRAGKLLSAFVDDLSNWYVRRSRRRFWQGDKAALRTLHEVVETVTKLMAPLTPFITERVWQELIVPVTPDAPESVHLASWPEADLSAIDPELSKQMVLVRRLVELGRATRAESGVKTRQPLQRALVAATGFEALNPELHTQITEELNVESLASLSEVGGSLVDTTAKANFRALGKRFGKRVQDVAKAIANADAAALSLALRQGTASVEVDDETVSLAPDEVIITETPREGWSVASDSGATVALDLEITEELRRAGLARDAIRLIQEARKNSGLDVADRIALRWTATDAATIAALGEHAELIADEVLATDFAQGEADDTYGEPFTDEGLTLTFRLRKA